Proteins from one Corticium candelabrum chromosome 4, ooCorCand1.1, whole genome shotgun sequence genomic window:
- the LOC134178026 gene encoding uncharacterized protein LOC134178026, with translation MTRTALMEFTVVLLALVPGATAVHKLSQFTPVESKAKTSPTTSNNTFLDKLGLLDSLSGDSELSLPDTVGPTPYTFPTSNGWRDLLATNSSRWNNNYPSYRRSYYISWFKRDRREESSMLLVVGGLQSGRLNDTWIYTFWSNSWLLLSSSSSLPGTYALGYQVLPTLCQTFVVLVRKVDDVWCFSGRTETWTRLSVDPHNRYYQSFSIQGAVSVDTSTRNCLDCICSGSVFIYGIAYIDSPNFLQMRELQCNESLNHRLSCHWRLTNRNKFSYKVNTSEYWHAFSRVRGLMAVADNERRIIYFSKRLSYLDFYQFKRATIVKYDVETSTFTHLTFPVKYRSISFRNMFVWNGSYLMLSDQQTYLAISLRRQTHYRLLYSSKLPDLDNGGLDVVLTMPFVGPVRFHWNIFSYIPRVFVYRAVASRDRGFPIFSFKLKRFPPPLFPGCLRLHASVYKYDSQILYVYGGEGCDHNASRSSAGNMWELSMSSNTWWLLRPRKVPRTHIANCMSYSGSNVVLFGGRYGNGSVVNELWLYNIIYRTWSERKLVERSWPEARAGCSITSMSGVHTLALFGGYLKDGKGTSDVWLLSLHESSPVWTKMTFKSSKSVPAPRFGHSGVTVGSELIVYGGMGSLLQDVDPVCLTDMWAFSFSSRSWRELVSLPVVPRLQYGSFSLDRRFDLCGSFLLPYGGRRVVVWENTVVKRDESVHNSIWMMDLMSMKRTSLPAPDNLVLVQASAILNGSVVLYGHSPQPSGSGVDVLLEIGESCSSGSAQLDGPAGSCTSCPIGRYTNYFHQVGDCLSCPRGLTTRERGASSITNCLCDDNYCKHGSCHKSPTTDNEMNVVCKCPISYTGERCETISYDFFLLVFGVLTVLIVFTTVSVCYGVRIVRHRRTRKQTERELEETRRAFTILPQEIQLLGRLDEDCPGGYGQVHKAQYRDWVVAVKQLQFVMAEWADIRREFLREIQFMRTVRHPNIVMFIGAGQYSTDNPFLILEFMSGGALRSLLQDSSVEIATEEKIGFILDAAEGMKYLHTLKPPRIHRDLKSANLLVSATKNIKVSDFGSARLISMKSRVLTKRNSGVSNARKEGDLESENLLKEDANLTNRHIGTARWRSPELWKQKPYGTATDVYSFGIVIWEIVTRQTPFSGQDYRFDSQVEDAVLAGTRPVIPDTTTKELNDLMSVCWKTKPSDRPQFVDVVVTLRRLLQQVPQRQNLDTVDNSIASYCKSVSKDNTTEEVSGSVDNPLLMAVKGDIEQVQSEELLKASNLFPPSASTCLDAIVELDSTV, from the exons ATGACTAGGACTGCTCTGATGGAGTTTACGGTTGTACTTCTGGCACTTGTGCCCGGTGCTACGGCAGTCCACAAGCTTTCGCAATTCACACCAGTTGAGAGCAAAGCGAAAACGTCTCCAACGACGTCGAACAATACTTTTTTGGACAAACTCGGGCTGCTAGATTCGTTGTCGGGTGACTCTGAATTATCTCTTCCAGATACTGTCGGTCCTACCCCATACACCTTTCCTACGTCCAACGGTTGGCGCGACCTTCTTGCGACTAATTCCAGTCGATGGAACAACAATTATCCCTCTTACCGTCGGTCCTACTACATATCTTGGTTCAAACGGGACAGACGAGAAGAATCGTCGATGCTTCTCGTTGTGGGTGGCTTGCAGTCGGGTAGGCTGAATGATACGTGGATCTACACATTTTGGAGCAACTCGTGGTTGCTCTTGTCGTCAAGTTCGTCGTTGCCAGGAACGTATGCTCTAGGTTATCAAGTTCTTCCGACTTTGTGTCAGACGTTTGTTGTTTTGGTCAGAAAAGTCGATGATGTCTGGTGCTTTAGTGGTCGAACTGAAACGTGGACTAGACTTAGCGTCGATCCACACAATCGGTATTACCAAAGCTTCTCGATTCAGGGAGCAGTGTCGGTTGATACGAGCACTCGAAACTGTTTAGACTGTATATGCTCCGGTTCTGTGTTTATATACGGGATTGCGTACATAGACTCTCCAAACTTTCTCCAAATGAGGGAATTGCAATGCAACGAGTCTCTCAATCATCGACTCTCCTGTCACTGGCGTCTAACAAATCGAAACAAGTTTTCTTATAAGGTAAACACGTCCGAATATTGGCACGCATTTTCTAGAGTACGCGGTCTAATGGCTGTTGCTGACAACGAGAGACGAATCATTTACTTTTCCAAAAGGCTTTCTTACCTTGATTTTTATCAATTCAAAAGAGCAACAATTGTCAAGTATGACGTAGAAACGTCAACGTTTACTCATTTGACCTTTCCTGTGAAGTATCGTTCTATATCCTTCAGAAATATGTTCGTCTGGAATGGTTCCTATTTGATGTTGTCAGACCAACAGACCTATTTGGCGATATCACTCAGACGGCAAACGCACTACCGACTGTTGTATTCCAGCAAGCTTCCTGACTTGGACAACGGTGGATTGGACGTCGTGTTAACGATGCCGTTCGTTGGTCCAGTCCGCTTTCACTGGAATATTTTTAGCTATATCCCACGAGTGTTCGTCTATCGTGCGGTTGCATCGAGAGATCGCGGTTTTCCAATTTTTTCCTTCAAGTTGAAACGGTTTCCTCCACCGCTGTTTCCCGGTTGCTTGCGTCTGCACGCGTCCGTCTACAAGTACGACTCACAAATATTGTACGTCTACGGCGGCGAGGGGTGCGATCACAATGCGTCGAGGTCGTCGGCTGGAAATATGTGGGAACTGTCGATGAGTTCCAACACTTGGTGGTTGCTGAGGCCACGGAAAGTTCCTCGAACGCACATAGCAAATTGCATGAGCTACAGCGGATCGAATGTTGTTCTCTTCGGGGGACGCTATGGAAATGGTAGCGTAGTGAATGAGCTGTGGTTATACAACATAATTTATCGAACGTGGAGTGAGAGGAAACTCGTGGAAAGATCGTGGCCCGAAGCTCGTGCGGGTTGTAGTATAACTTCGATGTCTGGTGTTCATACTCTGGCTCTCTTTGGTGGATATTTGAAGGACGGAAAGGGGACGTCGGACGTGTGGTTACTCTCTTTGCACGAATCGTCTCCAGTATGGACAAAAATGACTTTCAAGTCTAGCAAAAGCGTTCCGGCACCGAGATTCGGCCACAGCGGTGTCACAGTCGGAAGTGAATTGATTGTTTATGGTGGAATGGGAAGTTTATTGCAAGACGTCGATCCCGTGTGTCTCACTGACATGTGGGCTTTCAGCTTTTCCAGCAGATCGTGGAGAGAGCTCGTCTCACTGCCAGTCGTTCCAAGACTTCAGTACGGTAGTTTCTCTTTGGATCGAAGGTTCGACTTGTGTGGCAGTTTTCTGTTACCCTACGGGGGGCGACGTGTCGTGGTGTGGGAAAATACTGTCGTCAAGAGAGATGAATCGGTGCACAATTCTATTTGGATGATGGACTTGATGTCAATGAAACGGACAAGTTTGCCCGCACCAGATAATTTAGTACTTGTTCAAGCGTCTGCGATACTAAACGGTAGTGTCGTTTTGTACGGTCACTCTCCGCAACCGTCTGGATCGGGAGTTGACGTTTTGCTGGAAATCGGCGAGTCGTGCTCTTCCGGATCTGCTCAACTGGACGGACCAGCAGGGTCGTGTACCTCTTGCCCTATCGGACGTTATACCAACTACTTTCATCAAGTCGGTGATTGTTTGTCGTGCCCTCGCGGATTGACGACTAGGGAACGAGGAGCCTCGTCCATCACAAACTGTTTGTGTGACGACAACTACTGCAAACACGGTAGTTGTCATAAATCTCCAACGACAGACAATGAAATGAACGTTGTTTGCAAGTGCCCCATTAGCTACACCGGGGAGAGATGCGAAACCATTAGTTACGATTTCTTCTTGCTCGTATTTGGAGTATTAACCGTACTGATCGTATTCACAACAGTCAGTGTTTGCTACGGCGTCCGAATCGTGCGCCATCGCAGGactagaaaacaaacagagagagaacTGGAAGAGACGCGCAGAGCATTCACCATTCTACCCCAAGAAATACAACTACTCGGTCGTCTAGACGAAGACTGTCCAGGCGGATACGGTCAAGTGCACAAAGCTCAATACAGGGACTGGGTGGTAGCGGTCAAACAACTGCAGTTTGTAATGGCGGAATGGGCTGATATCAGAAGAGAGTTTTTGAGAGAAATTCAGTTTATGAGAACCGTTCGTCATCCGAACATCGTCATGTTTATCGGAGCGGGACAATACAGTACGGACAATCCCTTCCTCATTTTAGAGTTTATGAGCGGCGGAGCtctgcgatcattgttacaaGACTCAAGCGTCGAAATCGCGACTGAAGAAAAAATAGGTTTCATTCTAGACGCGGCTGAAGGAATGAAATATTTACATACTCTCAAACCGCCGAGGATTCATCGTGACTTGAAGAGCGCAAATCTATTGGTGAGTGCGACTAAGAACATAAAAGTTAGCGACTTCGGTTCTGCTCGTCTCATTTCGATGAAAAGCCGAGTGCTTACAAAGAGAAATTCGGGTGTCTCAAACGCTAGGAAAGAAGGAGACTTGGAATCAGAGAATTTGTTGAAGGAGGATGCAAACTTAACAAATCGCCATATTGGAACTGCACGTTGGCGTTCTCCGGAACTGTGGAAACAGAAGCCTTATGGAACAGCGACCGATGTGTACAG CTTTGGAATCGTGATCTGGGAGATTGTAACACGACAGACGCCTTTCTCAGGACAAGACTATAGATTCGATTCTCAAGTTGAAGACGCTGTTCTCGCGGGTACCAGACCGGTAATACCAGACACCACCACGAAAGAGTTGAACGACCTCATGAGCGTTTGCTGGAAGACGAAACCAAGTGACAGACCTCAGTTCGTTGACGTTGTCGTTACCCTTCGACGTTTACTGCAGCAGGTACCGCAACGACAAAACCTAGACACTGTTGATAATTCCATAGCTAGTTACTGCAAATCAGTTAGCAAGGACAATACAACCGAAGAAGTCTCAGGGTCGGTAGATAATCCGTTATTGATGGCAGTAAAGGGGGACATTGAACAAGTACAGAGTGAAGAGCTGTTGAAGGCATCAAACTTGTTTCCTCCATCAGCGAGTACGTGTTTGGACGCAATTGTGGAATTGGACTCTACTGTTTAG
- the LOC134179112 gene encoding glutamine--fructose-6-phosphate aminotransferase [isomerizing] 1-like yields the protein MFLVDFYDFTSDSRTLIDMCGIFAYLNYKVSKSRRFVLQALINGLKRLEYRGYDSAGIAFEASANGKFLIETVKQRGKVQALSDIVFKSEDIDMEETLDCHVGMAHTRWATHGEPSEVNSHPHRSDPSNEFVVIHNGIITNYKDIKLLLESKGFVFESETDTEVIPKLAKYLYDSVEGEKIGFRELIERLIEQLEGAYALVFMSSHYPGEVVASRRGSPLLVGVKSSKHVVTDHIPVLYTSDTGRPIAPDKAVANAGPVLLQRMDSTLNISVEDKDKLEVEYFFASDSSAIIEHTARVIFLEDDDVAAVSGGNLTVHRVQRGSIKESPEKRTRAVETLKMELKQIMKGGYSTYMQKEIFEQPESITNTMRGRVDFEHCKVKLGGLSEHMGSIRRCRRLIFIACGTSYHSALATRRILEEATELPVVVELASDFLDRYTPIFRDDVCVFISQSGETADTLNALRYCKQRGALVVGITNTVGSSISRLTHCGVHINAGPEIGVASTKAYTSQMLALVMFALMMCEDRISMQERRNAIITGLHQLPDMVKQVLKLDDEIHRLAEDLYKQKSLLVIGRGFQYATCLEGALKIKELTYMHSEGIFAGELKHGPLALVDKDMPVIVVVVQDDTYAKCHNALQQVEARHGRTIVICNKGDEETKKHAFRALEVPRIVDCLQGILTVIPLQLLSFHIAVLRNCDVDCPRNLAKSVTVE from the exons ATGTTTCTCGTTGATTTCTATGACTTCACTTCCGATTCTCGCACTCTGATCGACATGTGCG GCATATTTGCTTATCTGAACTACAAGGTGTCAAAATCGAGACGTTTCGTGCTTCAAGCGCTCATCAACGGTCTCAAGCGTCTCGAATATAGAGGATACGATTCGGCAG GTATCGCATTTGAAGCATCGGCAAATGGAAAGTTTCTCATTGA AACGGTTAAACAACGTGGCAAGGTGCAAGCTCTCAGTGACATAGTTTTCA AATCAGAAGACATTGACATGGAAGAGACGCTTGATTGTCATGTTGGTATGGCACATACACGCTGGGCTACACACGGAGAACCAAGCGAAGTAAACAGCCACCCTCACAGATCAGACCCAAGCAATG AGTTTGTTGTCATCCACAACGGAATCATCACAAACTACAAGGATATTAAACTTCTTCTG GAAAGCAAAGGTTTCGTATTTGAATCAGAAACTGACACTGAAGTTATTCCAAAGTTGGCCAAGTATTTGTACGATTCAGTG GAAGGGGAGAAGATTGGCTTTCGGGAGCTGATTGAGAGACTCATTGAACAACTG GAAGGAGCATATGCACTGGTATTCATGAGCAGTCATTATCCTGGTGAAGTTGTGGCTTCGAG GCGAGGTAGCCCTCTTCTGGTTGGCGTGAAAAGCAGCAAACATGTCGTCACGGACCATATTCCTGTGTTGTATACCTCAGATACAG GTCGTCCAATTGCTCCAGACAAAGCTGTGGCAAATGCAGGTCCCGTTCTTTTGCAACGGATGGACAGCACTCTCAATATCTCTGTAGAAGACAAAGATAAGCTAGAAGTAGAATATTTCTTTGCATCGGATTCGAG TGCTATAATTGAACATACTGCTCGTGTGATATTCCTCGAGGATGATGATGTTGCTGCAGTTTCAGGAGGAA aTTTGACGGTTCATCGAGTGCAACGTGGATCAATAAAAGAGTCTCCTGAAAAGCGAACTCGTGCTGTGGAAACACTCAAGATGGAGCTTAAGCAGATCATGAAAG gtggctacagtacatacatgcagaagGAAATATTTGAGCAGCCGGAAAGCATCACGAACACCATGAGAGGACGAGTGGATTTTGAGCACTGCAAAG TGAAGTTAGGTGGTCTGTCTGAGCACATGGGAAGTATCAGACGATGTCGTCGACTGATCTTTATTGCTTGTGGAACAAGCTATCACAGTGCTTTGGCT ACTCGGCGCATTCTCGAGGAGGCCACTGAGCTGcctgttgttgttgagttGGCCAGTGATTTTCTTGATCGTTACACTCCCATTTTTCGAGACGACGTGTGCGTATTCATCAGTCAGTCTG GTGAAACGGCAGATACATTGAATGCTCTTCGGTACTGCAAGCAGAGGGGTGCTCTGGTGGTGGGCATTACCAACACAG TTGGCAGCTCGATATCACGATTGACTCATTGTGGTGTACACATCAATGCAGGACCTGAGATAGGAGTTGCAAGTACCAAG GCGTACACGAGTCAGATGCTCGCTCTGGTTATGTTTGCCTTGATGATGTGTGAGGATCGTATTTCTATGCAGGAGCGGCGCAATGCAATAATTACGGGACTGCATCAGTTGCCTG ACATGGTCAAACAAGTCTTGAAGCTCGATGACGAGATTCATAGACTTGCGGAAGATCTTTACAAACAGAAGAGTCTCCTTGTAATTGGTCGAGGCTTCCAGTACGCCACTTGCTTAGAAGGCGCATTG AAAATCAAGGAACTGACCTATATGCATTCAGAGGGAATCTTTGCTGGGGAGCTGAAGCATGGCCCACTGGCTCTTGTCGATAAGGATATGCCAGTCATTGTCGTAGTTGTACAAGATGACACATATGCT AAATGTCACAATGCCTTGCAACAGGTTGAAGCTCGTCAT GGTCGAACGATTGTAATCTGTAACAAGGGAGACGAGGAGACAAAGAAGCATGCATTCCGAGCACTGGAAGTGCCAAGAATTGTCGACTGCTTGCAAGGCATCTTGACTGTCATCCCACTGCAGCTTTTGTCTTTTCATATTGCAGTGCTGAGGAATTGTGAC GTTGACTGTCCTCGAAATTTGGCCAAGTCGGTGACAGTTGAGTAA
- the LOC134177887 gene encoding mRNA cap guanine-N7 methyltransferase-like, protein MLSPIAKEPVPVDKPDVLRDSVEHESTLTKEKQSDELCQKKYDAFVIHSSGDVDWIEKMKHEFETVRKMKLCIPYRDWETQQFCHKPDDLKLNYSLSQSDLVLVIVTKKYLDSESCQRATDRARTNWSSKIIRVILQPGLSTERLSGLGPKIEQFDPNVHGNFFNHLVDLMEKIKRPSERRDDTHQDRLPTENDEQLRNVGSDASMQMDVQSASTSSESLQDSSAVQILDGREGCHAPIEHHDGQLENDERLSSGSSAGYQVQPEEVKNSESVAKFYNCLPEKGIDYRKKSVIFYLRNFNNWIKSVLIKEYLNKLKSKHPTVLDLCCGKGGDLLKWKIGQVGYLIMADIATKSVEQAEDRWKNRSRKVIQRAEFISADCTREELSRRYTANVKVGAIDLTSCQFSFHYCFESESQAHMMIRNACEYLRPGGYFIGTMPNAYELVYRVKRSDDFSFGNKVYKVSFETKPDDKGRFPLFGAKYHFHLEGVVDVPEYLVYFPLLQKMLENEYGMRCVLQRPFHEFFYDNFEDDTNARLLVDMQALDFESRGKRDLLSGTISEEEWEAIGLYLVFAFHKPYNSSRRDESDTYLGSTGGGHEKLAEEKHGDKLGDKHDDKHCNEHDDKHDNEHDDEHNKHDNEHDREDYNKYCNRSSDEGNDSKRPCLSGDVQPD, encoded by the exons ATGCTTTCGCCTATAGCTAAGGAGCCAGTTCCAGTCGACAAACCCGATGTGTTAAGAGATAGTGTTGAACACGAGTCCACGTTAACAAAGGAAAAGCAGAGCGACGAATTGTGCCAGAAGAAATACGACGCCTTTGTGATTCATAGCAGCGGAGACGTGGATTGGATAGAAAAGATGAAACACGAGTTCGAGACAGTGCGGAAAATGAAGCTTTGTATTCCTTACAGAGACTGGGAAACTCAGCAATTTTGTCACAAACCAGACGACCTAAAACTGAATTATTCTTTGAGTCAGAGTGATCTTGTTCTAGTTATTGTTACTAAGAAGTACCTAGACAGTGAAAGCTGTCAGAGAGCAACAGACCGGGCTCGGACAAACTGGAGTAGTAAAATAATCAGGGTGATATTACAGCCTGGTTTATCTACTGAACGTTTGAGTGGATTAGGACCGAAAATTGAACAGTTTGATCCCAACGTTCATGGAAACTTCTTCAACCACTTAGTTGATCTAATGG AGAAAATAAAAAGGCCATCTGAGAGACGAGACGACACACACCAAGACCGTTTGCCTACTGAGAATGACGAGCAATTGAGAAATGTAGGTAGCGATGCTTCAATGCAAATGGACGTACAATCAGCATCGACTTCTAGTGAGAGCCTGCAGGACAGCAGTGCTGTTCAAATCTT GGATGGAAGAGAGGGTTGCCATGCACCCATAGAGCATCATGATGGTCAATTAGAAAATG ATGAAAGATTGTCTTCTGGTAGTTCTGCTGGCTATCAAGTACAGCCTGAG GAAGTCAAAAATAGTGAAAGCGTTGCAAAATTTTATAATTGCCTACCAGAAAAAGGAATAGATTATCGCAAGAAGAGTGTCATATTTTATTTACGCAACTTCAACAATTGGATCAAGAGCGTCTTGATAAAAGAGTACCTGAACAAGTTGAAGAGTAAACACCCAACAGTATTGGATCTTTGTTGTGGGAAGGGAGGAGATCTTTTGAAATGGAAGATAGGGCAGGTTGGCTATCTTATTATGGCAG ACATTGCGACAAAGTCAGTTGAACAAGCTGAAGATCGGTGGAAGAATCGCAGTAGAAAAGTAATTCAGAGAGCAGAGTTTATTTCAGCTGACTGTACCAGA GAGGAGTTAAGTCGTAGGTACACTGCTAATGTAAAAGTTGGTGCAATTGACTTGACAAGCTGTCAGTTTTCATTTCATTATTGCTTTGAGAGTGAATCACAGGCTCATATGATGATTCGTAATGCTTGTGAATATCTTCGTCCGGGTGGGTACTTCATTGGAACAATGCCAAATGCGTATGAATTAGT ATACAGAGTCAAGAGATCTGATGATTTTTCATTCGGAAACAAAGTGTACAAGGTGTCTTTTGAGACAAAACCAGATGACAAAGGACGCTTTCCATTGTTTGGAGCAAAGTACCATTTTCATCTGGAGGGAGTTGTTGATGTTCCCGAGTACTTGGTTTACTTTCCTCTTCTTCAAAA AATGCTGGAGAACGAATATGGAATGCGCTGTGTTCTTCAACGACCTTTCCACGAGTTCTTTTACGACAACTTTGAAGATGACACTAATGCAAGACTTTTGGTTGACATGCAAGCTCTTGATTTCGAATCACGGGGAAAGAGGGATCTCTTGAGT GGTACAATTAGTGAAGAGGAATGGGAGGCAATAG gTTTATATCTGGTGTTTGCATTCCATAAACCATATAACTCAAGTCGACGAGATGAATCAGATACATATTTAGGTAGTACTGGTGGCGGTCATGAAAAGTTGGCTGAAGAGAAGCATGGTGACAAGCTTGGCGACAAACACGATGACAAGCATTGTAATGAACACGATGACAAACACGACAACGAACATGATGACGAGCATAACAAGCACGACAATGAGCACGACAGAGAAGATTATAATAAGTATTGTAATAGAAGCAGTGATGAAGGCAATGATTCAAAGCGACCTTGTTTGTCTGGCGATGTTCAGCCAGACTGA
- the LOC134179113 gene encoding serine/threonine-protein kinase Nek11-like, with amino-acid sequence MPLPKTLPAPSGGDPGSQQSKRSGRILGERYKVERRLGSGNFAVAHLVTDLKAAGELRVVKELPVRDIEPGETVDAAREAKLLSKLDHPNIVKFHDSFVEEDCFCLVTEYCEGGDLDDKIKKWRQSERQFDEQLILAWFVQLVMAVQYLHERRVLHRDLKARNIFLKNNMIKLGDFGISRILMGTSEYASTFAGTPYYMSPEVLKRENYNSKSDIWSLGVVLYELCCLKHAFHGKSFMDVLTGIVHGDTPTLPSRFHPSLQSLFSRMLEKDPQRRPSAVEVLKDPYISGHLQDLLSKMTHKAKSGNAESDAQEILHALGSNRRRKKAQSPPAEKTPRQQLLERKQQKADKEAERLKELAREKLAENRQRYSASKQGQHQYVPPWVQEHPDVFSDSAFSITSLSNSSPVSSLSPSSPPCEVAQYAVPQADDIHQKLEEQSSAAERRESWRVRHKGGPVSAWNEIPNDPQAADTYYTQVDTFESFESDSENDYDALIDCMEGALDLSETGDSCSITEEEEALSAGIPAASAEHKRKKLKADAERALGVEQFKRVYDFLKMARKGDQSRGKPPITDENIVQNELRKLCDQPRNCFLVDQLIFMEDMPP; translated from the exons ATGCCTCTTCCCAAGACGTTACCGGCCCCTTCTGGAGGTGATCCCGGCTCACAGCAGTCTAAACGTTCGGGAAGAATTCTCGGCGAGCGATACAAAGTCGAACGACGTCTAGGAAGCGGAAACTTTGCAGTTGCACACTTGGTGACAGACTTGAAGGCTGCAGGAGAGCT GAGAGTGGTCAAGGAGTTGCCAGTGAGAGATATTGAACCGGGCGAGACGGTGGATGCTGCCAGAGAGGCGAAGTTGTTGTCGAAA CTTGATCATCCAAACATTGTCAAGTTCCACGACAGCTTTGTAGAGGAGGACTGCTTTTGCCTTGTCACAGAGTACTGTGAG GGTGGCGATTTGGATGACAAAATTAAGAAATGGAGACAGTCGGAGCGTCAGTTTGACGAGCAGCTTATTCTTGCATGGTTTGTTCAGTTAGTTATGGCTGTCCAGTACCTGCACGAAAG ACGTGTACTGCATAGGGACTTGAAAGCGAG GAACATATTTCTAAAGAATAACATGATTAAATTAG GTGATTTTGGAATTTCTCGGATTCTGATGGGGACTTCAGAGTATGCAAGCACATTTGCGGGAACGCCTTACTACATGAGCCCAGAAGTTTTGAAACGAGAAAATTACAACTCTAAGTCCGACATCTG GTCCCTTGGAGTGGTGTTGTATGAATTGTGCTGCCTGAAGCATGCCTTTCATGGAAAA AGTTTTATGGACGTCCTGACTGGTATTGTTCACGGTGACACTCCAACACTTCCTAGCAGATTTCATCCCAGTCTACAGTCACTTTTTTCACG GATGTTGGAGAAGGATCCACAGAGGCGCCCAAGTGCAGTTGAGGTGTTGAAGGATCCTTACATCAGTGGACATCTTCAAGATCTCCTGTCAAAGATGACACACAAGGCTAAAAGTGGAAACGCAGAATCAGATGCACAAGAGATTCTACATGCCTT AGGCTCGAACAGAAGACGGAAGAAGGCACAATCTCCACCAGCAGAAAAGACACCGAG GCAACAGCTATTGGAACGGAAGCAACAGAAAGCCGACAAAGAAGCTGAAAGACTGAA GGAGTTAGCTCGTGAGAAGCTCGCTGAAAACAGACAGCGTTATTCTGCTAGTAAACAAGGACAG CACCAGTATGTCCCACCGTGGGTACAAGAACACCCTGATGTGTTCAGTGACTCCGCGTTCTCCATTACTTCTCTGTCCAACTCATCTCCTGTGTCTTCACTTTCTCCATCCTCTCCTCCGTGTGAAGTTGCACAATATGCAGTACCACAAGCCGATGACATTCATCAGAAATTGGAAGAGCAATCGTCAgctgcagaaagaagagagagTTGGCGAGTTAGACATAAAGGCGGCCCAGTGTCTGCTTGGAATG AAATTCCTAACGATCCACAGGCAGCAGACACTTACTACACACAG GTTGATACCTTTGAGAGTTTTGAGAGTGACAGCGAG AATGATTATGATGCTCTAATTGACTGCATGGAAGGAGCTCTTGACTTATCAGAAACAG GGGACAGCTGCTCAAtcacagaagaagaagaagccTTGTCTGCTGGCATCCCTGCTGCAAGCGCAGAGCATAAAAGAAAGAAATTGAAAGC TGATGCCGAACGTGCTTTGGGTGTTGAGCAGTTCAAAAGAGTATATGACTTCCTCAAGATGGCAAGGAAAGGAGATCAATCCCGAGGCAAACCTCCAATAACAGATGAGAATATTGTACAAAATGAGCTTAGGAAATTATGCGATCAGCCAAGAAACTGCTTTCTAGTGGATCAACTGATATTCATGGAAGACATGCCACCATAG